The genomic region ATGCCGGTCATCCTCGGCAAGGAAGTGTTCCACGCCCTGACCGTGGACGTCGACTACCCGGGCGCCCGCATCCGCTTCCACGATCCCGAACATTTCCAGTACGCGGGGAAGGGCCATCGGCTCGAGGTGCTGCCCGGCGTCGACGGTCATCGGCACGTGAAGATGTCGGTCGAGGGGCTGCCTGAGGCCGTCTTTGCGCTGGACACCGGGCAGGGCGGCGCCCTGACCGTGTTCCGCCGCTACACGGACGACAACCGACTGCTCGAAGGCCGGCGCACGTCGCGCGCGCAGGGCGGCGGCGTGGGCGGCAACATCGAGACGACGACCGGCACGCTGCGCTCGGTGGCGCTTGCGGGCTACGAACTGCACGACGTACCGACGGCGTTCCATCGCGACGACGTCGGCGGCGCGTTCGACACCGCGAAGCTGGCGGGCAACCTCGGCGCCGGCATCCTCAACCGGTTCCGCGTCACGTTCGACTATGCGCACGACTGCCTGTGGCTGGAGCCGGGCGCGAACTTCGGGGAGCCGTTGCTGCGCGACCGGCTCGGACTCGATGTGTGGCGTGACGGAGACGCCCTGGTCGTGGCATTCGTCGCCCCGGGCAGTCCGGCCGCGGCCGCGGGCTGGCAGGCTGAGGAACGCATCACCGCGCTCGACGGCGCACCGGTCACCGCCGACTGGTGGCTGAGCTGGGCTGCCTGGTCGCGGGCCGGCGACGGCAAGGACGTGCGTCTGACGATGTCCGACGGCCGCGAACGCACGCTGCGCACGGCGGCCTATTACTAGCCGGCGTGGCGCTCGTCGCCCGCGTCCGCTAACCTGGAAGCGCCGCGGGCACCCGGCCCGCGGCGTTTCACGTGGAGGCGCCATGTCCGCCGTCAACGAGTCCGCCGCGAACGAGGTGCCCATCGTCTGGACGGGCATCCTGCGCAAGATGCGCGTCGAGGCCGGCGATCCCGTCGCCTATCACCTGAAGGACGCGACCATCGGTTCCATTCCGGTGGCCGACCATGCGCTGACCCCGCATGTGGGCGGCGAGGTGCACCTCCGTTTCCTCGGCGAGATCCGCTGTACGCTGTGCGGCCGCGCCACGAAGAAGACCTTCGGTGACGGCTTCTGCTTCCCCTGCTCACAGTCGCGGCCCGAAGCCGACATCTGCATCGTCAAGCCCGAGCTGTGCCATCACGGGCAGGCCGACCATCCCTGCCGCGACGAGGCCTTCGCGCAATCGCAGTGCTTCCAGCCGCACATACTCTACGTGTCGCTGACCAGCGGCGTGAAGGTGGGCATCACCAGGCGCGTGAACCTGCCCTCGCGCTGGATCGACCAGGGGGCGGTGGCGGCGGTGCCGTTGGCGCTGCTGCCCGACAGGCGCGGCGTGGGCCTTCTCGAGAAGCGACTCAGCGACGAGGGCTACGCCGACAAGACGCACTGGACGCGCATGCTCAAGGGCGATCCCGACGTGGCCGCACTGGAACCGTTCGCGCACGAGGTGGCGGCACGCCTCGAGGCCTGGGGCGCGCCGTTGCTGCCGGCCTCCGAGCGCGCCATCGCGACGTTCCACTATCCGGTGCGCAGCTGGCCGGAAAAGGTCACCAGCTTCAACCTCGACAAATCCCCCGCGGCAGGCGGGGTGCTCCAGGGCATCAAGGGGCAGTACCTGCTCTTCGAAGGCGGGGTCATCAACCTGCGCAAGTACTCCGGATACCGGGTCGAGGTCCGGGCAGGGAAACCGGACATTCAAAGTCATTGATGGGGCCGCCGGAGCCCAGCGGCGGGGCAGTCCGGAGCTTGGTGGACAGGCTTGGCGGCCCGGAATCTAAAAAAATAACTTGTATACCGGTCAACGGTTCATATTATGAGCGCCAGCTAAAACGTGCGAGGGCCGCGGTCCGTCGCACGGGTGTTCGCCTGCCGCAGGCGGCGCCGGAGGTCCGTAAACCCTATGCCGGCCAAACGGACCAGGCCGGGACCGAATCCTAACGCCAACAAGACGTCATTTCGGTCGGTTCTCCGGGGCCCTGTGTCGGCGCGTCATTGACACGTCTGCCGTCGGACGGCAAGGTGCGATGGCGCGATGGGCGTCAGACGGTTTTGATCGAGTACGATGCCGACCGGCAAGAACGCCGGTTCGGATCTGAGGTGTAACGGGCGCACCGTGCCGAGGTTACCCGGGCAACGTTCCGGGTCCTTGCGGAGGCGCGACCGTGAGTGGGCGACGGGAGGATGTTCTCCCGCCGCAAGTCGCGTGGAAAAGAAGGAGACGACAATGCGCTTCGTTCGTAATGCTGCCATTCCGGTGATCCTGATCGCCGCCATCGCTCTGCTGGCCGGCTGCTCCAAGGAGCCGACCCTGGCGATCCAGGATGCCGAGGCTTCCCTGGGCAAGCTGCAGGCTGCCGGTGCCGCCGAGTACGCTCCCCAGGCCCTGAGCGATGCTCAGAACGCCATGGCCCAGCTGAAGGCCGAGGTCGAGGCCCAGAAGGCCAAGTTCGCCCTGTTCCGCTCGTTCAAGAATGCCGAGGCGATGGCCCTGACGGCGAAGCAGACGGCGGAAGCCGGCGTGCAGACGACCGAGGCCAACAAGGCCGCCGCGAAGGCCGAGGCTGAGAACGCCCTGGCCGCCGCCCGTGCCGCCCTGGTCGAGGCCCAGCGCCTGGTGGCCGAGGCCCCGGTGGGCAAGGGCTCCGAGCTGGACATCAAGATGCTGCAGAGCGACCTGATGGGCGTCGAGCAGTCGCTGGCCGATGCTGACGGCACCCTGGCCGCCGGCCGCTACAAGGAAGCCCTGTCGAAGGCCCAGGCTTCGATGAACTCCGCCAACACCATCGCTGCTGACGTGAACAACGCCATCGCGCTGCGTGCGGCGAAGAAGAAGTAAGTCGATCTTAAGCCGGGTAACAGGCGCGACACGGATGTCGCGCAGACGGTTCGCAGACGGACACCTGGAGTCATGATGGAGCTTCGCCGACCATCCCGGCGTCTGATCGTGGCGGCGGCCGTGACCTTTTCGGTCATGGCCGCCGCGATCGCTTGGACGTGGCCCTGGCTGCAGGGCTGGCATCATCCCCCCCTGACGGCGCGCAGTGAAGCCGAGTCGGCCCTCCAGGTCGCGGTCGGCAGTGACGGCGTGCTTCCCGAAGAAATCGCGCTGTTGCGGCAGCACATGGACCGTTCGTTCGCCGAAGACAGGCGTCAGTCGGCGGCGTTCGCGTGGCGTCGCGACTTCCGCCAGGCAGCCTCGGAGTACCGGCTCACGTCGGCGACCGTGGCTTCCGTGCTGGAATCGGCGGGACGGCGCGTGGCCGAGGCCAGGCAGGCGGCCGAGGCGGCCGTCGGCCGTTCGAACACCGTGGTCGGCGACGCCGTGCGTCTGGCCGACAACCTGCCCTTCCCGCCGCATGAACGCGCCCGGCTGCAGCGTGCACGCTCGCTGGCCGAGGAAGCACGCCTGGCGATGAAGAAGGGCGACTACGAATCAGCCGTGAAGGCCGCCTCGCGCGCCACGCAGGAGGCCCAGGCCGCCCGCGTGGGCGCCATGCCCAACGCGGCGCGCTTTGCCGATCCCGGCCTGATCGCCAAGTGGCGCGGCTGGGTCAACGAGACCATCAACCGCACCAAGGGCGGCGGCTCGGCGGTCATCGTCTACAAGGAGCGCAACGAGGTCGCGCTCTACCAGAACGGCGTGCGGACGCGCACCTATAACGCCGACCTGGGCAAGAACCGCCTGCAGCCCAAGCGCGTGTCCGGCGACGGCGCCACCCCCGAGGGCCGCTATCGCATCACGAGCAAGCGGGCGAAGGGCGCTACGAAGTATTATAAAGCCCTGATGCTGGACTACCCGAACGCCGAAGACCGCCGCGAGTTCGACGCGGCCAAGCGGGCCGGGCGCATCGCCCGCAACGCGCGGATCGGCCACCTGATCGAGATCCACGGCAACGGCGGCCGGGACGAGGACTGGACCCAGGGTTGCGTGGCCCTGTCGGACCGCGATATCGACGACCTGTTCTCCCGAGTGTCGGTGGGCACGCCGGTGACGATCGTTGGCGGCGACGGCAACGGCGGCGCCTATTCCGATGTCTGGCGTGCCCACGCCAGCAGCCTGCAGGGAGCCCGATGAAGCGTCGCATCCTGATCGGCACCGGTATCCTGCTGGCGATCGTCGTGATCGTCGGTGCCACCGGTCTGCTCATGATCGACCGTTCCGGCTACCGCTACCGCGACCCGGACTTCAGCCTGGCCTCGAAGGGCAAGACCGATCGCCTGAAGCTCGAGAAGAACTTCACGAAGCCGCCGGCGAAGGTCTACATCGTCATCGATCGCACGCACAACCGGCTCGAGGTGCGCAAGGGCACCACGACCACGCTGTCGGCGGTGTGTTCGGCCGGTTCGGGCTATCGGCTGATCGAGCGCGACAGCAGCAAGCGTAAGGGTCGCCAGTGGGTGTTCGACACGCCGCGCGGCATCCATCGCGTGAGGAACAAGCGCACCGATCCCACCTGGACGCGTCCTGACTGGGACTACATCGAGAAGGGCGAGGCGCTGCCGCGACGGAATAGTGACCGTGTCGAGACGGGCATGCTCGGCGACTACGCGCTGGACCTCGGCGACGGCTACATGATCCACGGCACCCTGTACGAGCGCCTGCTCGGCCGCGGCGTCACGCACGGCTGCGTGCGCCTGGGCAAGAACGACCTGGCGATGGTCTACAAAGAGTGTCCCATCGGGACGCCCATCTACATCTACTGAGGCGGCCCCGGATGAAGACGTTGCGCACGCTGATCGTCGGGATGGGGCTGCTGGCGCTGATGGCGACGGCAGCCACGGGCGACGCGCGCGCGGAGACGCCGAAGACGAAGCCTGAAGCGGCCAAATCCACTGCCAAATCCACGTCCAAGGACAAGGCCGCCGACGCGAAGGCTGACGGCAAGACAGCCGAGCCCGTGCGCGCCCCCGCAGTCTTCCCGGCGAATCCTGCGCTGAAGGACTGGCTGTCCAAGGCCGGCACCGATTCGTTCTTCCTGGTGCTCGACGAGTCCGCGAAGAAGCTGCAGCTGGTCCTGGGCGGCGTCGTGATCCGCAATTTCGACGTGGCCGAGGTGAAGGTCGCCACGCCCCGGCGCCTGGGCGGGGCGGCTCCGCTGCCGCGCGACTGGCACGAGCGCGTGTGGACCGGCGCCAAGCTGGACCCGCCGCACCCGGGCGCGCGCACCGAGATCGTCGGGCCCGAAGTCGGCACCGGTACCGGCGAGGTGATGGTGCCGCCCACGCCCGAGGAAGCCATCCCGGTGCCGTCGCTGTATCGCATCCGCTTTGCCGAGGGGCTGGCCCTCGAGGTGACCGGCGGCGTTGCCGAGCAGAAGGGCGAGCTGCCCCCGAACGAACTGGCGACCGGGTTCCGCGAGAAGATCCGCATGTTGCGCGAAGGCGCGCCCGACCTGCTGCGCGTGCGCATCCAGCTGACGCCCGAGGCCTATTCCGAGATGTACCGCAGCCTGCCGCCCGGCACCGACTTCGTGGTCATGCACGCCGACGAGTAGATTCCCGCCTCCCTGCCTGATGCAACTGCCGCCCGCATCCCGCGGGCGCGCTGCGTTGTGCTGACGCCCCGGGCCGACATGACGCACGCGGCCGTCACCGCCGGTTGCCGCCGCCGCCGCCCCGAATGCGGCGACCGCCCCCGCAAGTTCCTGTCCGGCATTCGCTTGCCTCCGCGCCGTCAGCGGGGCGCCCTCCTTGCCATGGGATCGTCGTCCACCGCTCACGATTCACATTCCAAGGAGGGACCACGTGAACGAATCTCAGAACCCCGTCTTCACCGACGCCGAGCTCGAAGCCAGCCTGCAGGGACTGGGCGCGGCGGAACTCGAACAGCGGCTGGAGTTCGCGCCGCTGCTGGCCGGCAGCCTCGACGGCGCCGAGGGAACCGATGTCTCGGTCTGCTGCAGCTGCAAGATCCCGCCCGACACGGTCTTCGGTACGCCGACGGTGGCCGAAGACCCGACGCCCGGCGGCGACTTCTGGGGCACCGGCCCGACCAGCGGCGGCGGCTTTTGAGCCGTCTCCCGCAGCCGGGTGACCTGCGTTCCGGCCGCCCGCCGCGGCCTGCCGCTCCGGGGAGCGGCGGGCCCGGCCGGCGGCCGGCAGCTCCCGCCGGCAAGGCCGCCCACGCGGCGGCATGGGATCTCTGGAACTTCCGGGCCCTGTTCCCGGACGCCGGGCCGGCCGAGCTGGCGGCGGTCAAGCGTGAACAGGCGGCGATCCTGGCGAGGGAACGGGAGGCTCTCGCCAGGTTGTGGTCCGGGGACACGGACCTCCTGTCCCCGGGCCGCACCTTCTTTGCGGCCCGTCCCGGCCTGGTGTCGGGCATCACCGTGTCGCTGCACACGGGGCCGTACCAGCTGCTGGCCGAACCCTGGCTCGCGGCCGGGCTGCAGCCGCTGATCCTGCTCAACGGCAGCGCACTGCCGCGCTTCCGCGAGGCGGCCATCACGCTGCAGCGCAACCTGCGCCACCGTGATGCTGCGCGGTGGGCGGCCGTCGGCGAACCGGGCTTCATGCGGGCCGTGGTCACGGCGGTGCGCGAGGGGCACCCGGTGCTCGCCTACCTGGACGGCAACAGCGGTGACGACGGCGTCGCCGGCACGCGCGAGCACGGGCTGCGCTACGCACTGCCCGGACGCGACATCCTGGTGCGGACCGGCCTGGCCCGCCTCGCCTTCCGGCTGGCCTGCCCGCTGCATCGCGTGGCCCTGCGCTGGGACGAAGGCCGGGTGGTGTGGGAAGGCGCACCGACGCTGCAGCTCGGGCACGACGACGACCCGGCTGTCGTGACACGCGAACTCTTCGACTGGGCCTTCGGCGTGATCCGCGCGCGTCCGGCGCAGTGGCAGTACTGGCCCATGCTGCGCGACAGCAGCGCCTGCTTCGCGGCATCGCGCCTGCACGAGGCGCCGTTGCCCGAGGCGATGCGCGGCGAAAGCCGGCAGGCTTTCACGTCGTGTTGCGCCCACGCCGCGGCGACCGCGCGGCTGGTCCTCGAACACGAGGTCGAGGTCTGGCCCGGCGACGTTCTGGCCGACCTCACCTGCGATCGCTTCTACCCGGCGGCCGGCCTGCATGACGAGGACCTGGACCCGCTCCGCACCGGCCGGCCGACGCTGGGCGAGCTGCGCGACCACCACGGTGAAGCGTGGCTGCGCTTCCACGGCCTGCGCCTGGTGTTGCTGGGCATGGCGCGGGTGGGCGCGTGAGCGGGCACTGGCGCACGCGTGGCCGCAAACCGGCCCGGCTGGAGGTGCAGTCGCATCCGCGCGGTGTCTGGCTCGTGCGCGTGGAGCGGCGCGTGCTGGCCGTGCCGCCCGGTCTCGGGCGCGCGCTGGAGCCGCTCCACGGGCAGCCCGTCGACTGCGAGACGCTGGCCCATCGGCTGCGAACCGCTGCCGACTTCCCGACGGCCGGGGGCGCCGCCGGGGCAGGCAGGTTCGCGGCCGACGACCCGGAGAGGGCGGCGGCGGCGATCGTGGTGGCGGCCTGGCTGGTCGCGGGGGCCGAGCCCGGCGGCGGCTTCGGGCGTGCGGCCCGCGCATGGCCGCTGCGCTGCCCGCTGGTTGTGGCCGGTGCGGTCCGACGCGCCGCCGCGCTGGCCGCTCCGCTGGCCTCCACGGGTGGCCTGGCGTTCGTGGCCGCGGCGGGGCTCACGGCCGCGGCCTGCCTGCGGCCGTGGGAAGGG from bacterium harbors:
- a CDS encoding L,D-transpeptidase; its protein translation is MMELRRPSRRLIVAAAVTFSVMAAAIAWTWPWLQGWHHPPLTARSEAESALQVAVGSDGVLPEEIALLRQHMDRSFAEDRRQSAAFAWRRDFRQAASEYRLTSATVASVLESAGRRVAEARQAAEAAVGRSNTVVGDAVRLADNLPFPPHERARLQRARSLAEEARLAMKKGDYESAVKAASRATQEAQAARVGAMPNAARFADPGLIAKWRGWVNETINRTKGGGSAVIVYKERNEVALYQNGVRTRTYNADLGKNRLQPKRVSGDGATPEGRYRITSKRAKGATKYYKALMLDYPNAEDRREFDAAKRAGRIARNARIGHLIEIHGNGGRDEDWTQGCVALSDRDIDDLFSRVSVGTPVTIVGGDGNGGAYSDVWRAHASSLQGAR
- a CDS encoding DUF2797 domain-containing protein; its protein translation is MSAVNESAANEVPIVWTGILRKMRVEAGDPVAYHLKDATIGSIPVADHALTPHVGGEVHLRFLGEIRCTLCGRATKKTFGDGFCFPCSQSRPEADICIVKPELCHHGQADHPCRDEAFAQSQCFQPHILYVSLTSGVKVGITRRVNLPSRWIDQGAVAAVPLALLPDRRGVGLLEKRLSDEGYADKTHWTRMLKGDPDVAALEPFAHEVAARLEAWGAPLLPASERAIATFHYPVRSWPEKVTSFNLDKSPAAGGVLQGIKGQYLLFEGGVINLRKYSGYRVEVRAGKPDIQSH
- a CDS encoding L,D-transpeptidase; this translates as MKRRILIGTGILLAIVVIVGATGLLMIDRSGYRYRDPDFSLASKGKTDRLKLEKNFTKPPAKVYIVIDRTHNRLEVRKGTTTTLSAVCSAGSGYRLIERDSSKRKGRQWVFDTPRGIHRVRNKRTDPTWTRPDWDYIEKGEALPRRNSDRVETGMLGDYALDLGDGYMIHGTLYERLLGRGVTHGCVRLGKNDLAMVYKECPIGTPIYIY